A single Anopheles maculipalpis chromosome 3RL, idAnoMacuDA_375_x, whole genome shotgun sequence DNA region contains:
- the LOC126561313 gene encoding protein unc-79 homolog isoform X1 — MTGSFRIQLINMNTRNAAFQAKLRCLHDFHVRLLGNQAPGPTGSEVANTIKYFSQTLLTVLKDVPCSPLEMIKDPSLDQIRMSSYPNLEYQNLYNALTMLLDVASNIQSGLQLFGKAFLQCLGCILPFLDRDLIDNLPYLTASSISVLPSSLHQDIINYLCYYILPFTITRQSDDDQECHACQSVSAVIMLVFQYSTNPAHHCQLLECLMRLKHNVAKDLLCVIGYGTAMSRASAAKLLFYYWPAFDPNLFDRKGLLCKFTNDLVPFVCQRESCPNAGNAEAVKVCYDHCISILYASDAPPPLYLCIECANEIHRDHRNLTFGDILHPMQQVSMVCENKNCRSHEKSAVSICFSNECASYNGNHPIRYCLQCHGNRHNSRRGIDHIVHRSLPPMMMMDAEMQTYLVESVISLLREAKPLNVNFRKDSANLESKANASGTNGGEQQIDMLTLEERQLLGRYGIWLLVGRCTPTVDTPVEILGRLLSMLFHWFHVTAYSYDGQTESTLEKLKQDHICSWLKEVRISHYKEFIDCLLPHPPEYSRVGGHWDSLASRTSHLKEGLQRLICLIPYEIITQEIWDTVMPHWMEAITNDVPEKELIELKIVLNKILDAEMSPLGFDARAMYNFVAIRFEKTTAKVQQQALYWLQNLTKLEIVIPLPQLFAMFGDGVRIMKHGVQAEINKSKDSSRGGSSGGSGTKFTKERDLQPPRRSSISPVVEDESGNTSAISDDEVPMSKCMEFSTDAEHNLTCCVLMLDILLRQMELQEIEMHSGIYTTVAENVCRLLKCMVTAANVGMGNHSCRLMDCAYCETSVMWHQLSTKLVQYLAPINPVNPPDPPLQIVIDDEKIRKSPPELEKEVKSNERDISLSMAPLHIPLGPLVMPSILDDAGKVIIMAGPVPVAVPQPEPHSVGGVLVHMPHVCSIMTATVETVSEQLDLAAIMPSEKVVPAVARSVTLSEADVATATVQIAKPNVIGESSSEGGGLDSENLEGSHPFDGDEEFWHTSVGKFKFSIDTLPQSLQFIYQLLKEIPNIDKADILYYVLQCLNVMVLHGDAFVKAARDNRGFFIWCQENMLIKNLWELCTAAQSHICQVTVPTLLHCVTLPMGSDVFWKVIQEAFHDADWRVRFEAVERVTVITRFMDSTPLRAEVSLQTALATAFCHLIAACDDLNVHVAQRATLYLGTIHDYAIQALLYCLESQFDKFIIDRPVVLQSIYQLHNSLSDRKVLTWDFFLNRFDTLFVEAQVNLERVGDISYLRDLRNSENGSEILSTKINKAREALSQSDTTGSMSKTLSASFGTKWPYKRTMSAPATIIPRQESKIEKEKVYSRQVSAPILKRKSSRFGLDGHVHSISGQNEDFHLGSLYRVIDLEEADKETIHLLVFLMMQFMSRPDLAYPTDEKPLFKIQSIVLRHLYLLLGYNQGEKFFHVSPARLRCSSVFNAFMANLPQVLDQNHQMGWLLLPTVIQLLLYAPNQSNGAFMPPGAGSGNDQNHHNNVVTYNFSIWYLEPHVRRNWLMSLLVILYKYQYNQASMADQVQNLIRLVINSLDAQFHKCRRIPTTIIMDYSATRLRNQSQPSLGTTSELGDEKRTINDSSPPYSPLQTTTLSLYGCEESSKGRSSRGKAGGKVRKHPEADGDDTESELVVIPESDVSDSTIQESSVQGSLEDTASNDDDSNALKPDAGGKVKEGLASLSRTNLSIICGAPKIALGVQQHQSQQGKAKKSQQASVSLDQADISGSTITNSKEPEKVSTVGKPEKTEKTSSNIFRMPSAFQMSSQKCSVQEGVRMMVTSSMLGQPKAQAILNPFANVQKAIVVTQSTSSGSSVSSRSKQGRIAFIKLRQIKGDDQLRSIVLSLEL; from the exons ATGACGGGGAGCTTTCGGATTCAACTAATCAATATGAATACCAGAAATGCAGCTT TTCAAGCAAAGTTGCGGTGTCTTCATGATTTCCACGTGCGACTACTGGGCAATCAAGCGCCAGGACCTACCGGGTCTGAGGTGGCTAACACTATCAAATACTTCTCTCAAACTTTATTAA CTGTCCTAAAAGACGTTCCATGCTCTCCACTGGAAATGATTAAAGATCCTTCCTTGGATCAAATACGTATGTCAAGCTATCCCAACCTGGAGTATCAAAATCTCTACAATGCACTCACGATGCTGTTGGATGTAGCGTCCAACATACAATCCGGGCTACAACTCTTCGGAAAGGCGTTTCTACAATGCTTGGGCTGCATACTGCCATTCCTCGACCGAGATCTGATCGATAATCTACCTTATCTTACCGCATCGAGCATTTCCGTTCTGCCTTCTTCACTTCATCAGGATATCATCAACTACCTGTGCTACTATATTCTACCCTTCACTATCA CGCGCCAAAGCGACGACGACCAGGAATGCCACGCGTGCCAATCGGTATCGGCCGTCATTATGCTGGTGTTCCAGTACTCTACCAATCCGGCCCACCATTGCCAGCTGCTCGAATGTTTAATGCGCTTGAAGCACAACGTCGCCAAAGATCTGCTGTGCGTCATCGGGTATGGGACGGCGATGTCGCGCGCGTCTGCCGCCAAGCTGCTCTTCTACTACTGGCCCGCCTTCGATCCTAACCTGTTCGATCGGAAGGGACTGTTGTGCAAGTTTACCAACGATCTAGTGCCGTTCGTCTGCCAGCGGGAATCGTGCCCGAACGCGGGCAACGCAGAAGCCGTTAAAGTATGCTACGATCACTGCATCAGCATTCTGTACGCATCGGATGCGCCACCGCCGCTCTACTTGTGCATCGAGTGCGCCAATGAAATTCATCGCGATCATCGGAATCTTACTTTCGGCGACATTTTACATCCCATGCAGCAGGTTTCCATGGTGTGCGAGAATAAA aACTGTCGCTCACACGAAAAGTCGGCAGTATCCATCTGCTTTTCCAACGAGTGCGCTAGCTACAATGGCAATCATCCCATACGGTACTGTCTTCAGTGCCACGGTAATCGGCACAACAGTCGTCGCGGCATCGATCATATCGTGCACCGTAGCCTgccaccgatgatgatgatggatgccGAGATGCAAACCTATCTGGTGGAATCTGTGATTAGTCTGCTGCGCGAAGCGAAACCACTGAACGTGAACTTTCGTAAGGATTCGGCCAACCTGGAATCGAAGGCAAATGCTTCCGGTACAAATGGCGGCGAACAGCAGATCGATATGTTGACGCTGGAAGAGCGCCAACTGCTTGGACGCTATGGCATATGGTTGTTGGTGGGACGCTGCACACCGACAGTCGATACACCGGTGGAAATTTTGGGCCGCCTGTTGTCAATGCTCTTCCACTGGTTCCACGTGACCGCGTACTCGTACGATGGGCAAACCGAAAGTACGCTGGAAAAGCTGAAACAAGATCACATATGCAGTTGGCTGAAGGAGGTTCGCATCAGTCACTACAAAGAGTTTATCGATTGTTTGCTACCGCATCCGCCCGAGTACTCGCGCGTTGGGGGCCACTGGGATTCGCTAGCGTCGCGAACGTCCCACTTGAAGGAAGGGCTGCAACGACTGATTTGCCTGATACCGTACGAAATCATCACGCAGGAAATCTGGGACACGGTGATGCCACACTGGATGGAGGCAATAACGAATGACGTGCCGGAAAAGGAGCTGATCGAGCTGAAGATCGTACTGAACAAGATACTGGATGCGGAAATGTCACCGTTGGGGTTTGACGCTAGGGCAATGTACAACTTTGTGGCGATTCGATTCGAAAAGACGACGGCAAAAGTTCAGCAGCAAGCTTTGTATTGGTTGCAGAACTTGACCAAGCTGGAGATCGTCATCCCGTTACCGCAACTGTTTGCCAtgtttggtgatggtgtgcGAATCATGAAGCACGGCGTACAGgctgaaataaacaaatccaaGGATTCGAGCCGCGGTGGCTCAAGTGGTGGAAGTGGTACGAAATTCACCAAAGAACGCGACTTACAACCTCCCAGGCGCAGTTCCATTT CACCTGTCGTCGAAGACGAATCTGGCAACACTTCGGCCATTTCGGACGATGAGGTGCCGATGAGCAAGTGCATGGAATTTTCGACTGATGCCGAACACAATCTCACGTGTTGCGTACTGATGTTAGATATTCTGTTGCGACAG ATGGAGCTTCAGGAAATTGAGATGCATTCAGGCATCTATACAACCGTTGCCGAAAATGTGTGCCGGTTGTTGAAGTGCATGGTAACAGCCGCAAATGTGGGCATGGGTAATCACAGCTGTCGGCTGATG gACTGTGCATATTGCGAAACGTCTGTTATGTGGCATCAGCTTTCAACCAAGCTGGTTCAATATCTGGCTCCCATAAATCCTGTCAATCCACCCGAT CCGCCACTACAGATCGTGATAGATGATGAAAAAATCCGCAAAAGTCCTCCCGAATTAGAGAAGGAAGTGAAATCGAACGAACGTGACATCTCCCTCTCGATGGCGCCTTTACACATACCGCTTGGCCCATTAG tcATGCCTTCTATTCTTGATGATGCCGGAAAAGTCATTATTATGGCAG GTCCAGTGCCGGTAGCTGTTCCACAGCCGGAACCTCACTCGGTTGGTGGTGTATTAGTACATATGCCGCATGTTTGTTCT ATCATGACGGCCACGGTGGAAACAGTTTCGGAACAACTCGATCTTGCTGCAATAATGCCTTCGGAGAAGGTGGTACCGGCAGTGGCACGATCGGTCACTCTATCGGAAGCAGATGTTG CCACTGCGACGGTGCAGATTGCCAAACCAAACGTAATTGGAGAAAGCAGCTCTGAGGGCGGCGGCCTGGATTCGGAAAACCTCGAAGGATCACATCCATTCGATGGGGATGAAGAGTTTTGGCACACCTCTGTTGGCAAATTCAAGTTTTCGATCGATACGTTGCCTCAGTCTTTGCAGTTCATCTATCAATTGCTGAAGGAAATTCCTAACATCGATAAAGCCGACATACTATATTACGTATTGCAGTGCTTAAACGTAATGGTGTTGCATGGCGATGCGTTCGTGAAGGCTGCCCGAGACAATCGCGGATTCTTCATCTGGTGCCAGGAGAACATGCTCATCAAAAA CTTATGGGAATTGTGCACCGCTGCTCAATCCCACATTTGTCAAGTAACAGTGCCAACcttattgcattgcgtcacaCTTCCGATGGGTTCGGATGTATTTTGGAAAGTAATACAGGAAGCATTCCACGACGCCGACTGGAGAGTAAGATTCGAAGCGGTGGAACGAGTAACAG TTATTACCCGCTTTATGGATAGTACTCCGCTGCGTGCCGAGGTTAGCCTGCAAACAGCACTGGCTACTGCTTTCTGCCACTTGATAGCGGCATGTGATGATCTGAATGTGCATGTTGCACAGCGTGCCACACTTTACCTCGGAACTATTCACGATTACGCGATCCAGGCGCTGCTGTACTGTCTCGAAAGTCAGTTTGATAAATTCATCATCGATCGACCGGTAGTGTTGCAGTCAATCTACCAGTTGCACAATTCGCTGTCCGATCGCAAAGTGCTCACGTGGGATTTCTTCCTGAATCGCTTCGACACGCTGTTTGTCGAAGCACAGGTGAATTTGGAGCGTGTGGGAGATATTTCATACTTGCGCGATCTACGAAACAGTGAAAACGGCAGTGAGATACTGTCGACGAAAATCAACAAAGCGCGCGAGGCTCTGAGTCAATCGGATACGACCGGAAGCATGTCGAAAACGTTGAGCGCTTCCTTCGGTACTAAATGGCCTTACAAACGTACGATGTCGGCACCGGCAACGATAATACCGCGGCAGGAATCAAAAATCG aaaaggaaaaagtctACAGCCGCCAAGTGTCTGCACCGATTTTGAAACGGAAAAGCTCTCGTTTTGGGCTAG ATGGACACGTTCATTCGATCAGTGGACAGAATGAAGATTTCCACTTGGGAAGCCTCTACCGTGTGATCGATCTAGAGGAAGCAGACAAGGAAACAATCCACCTGCTCGTCTTTCTAATGATGCAGTTCATGTCCCGGCCCGATCTG GCTTATCCCACCGATGAGAAACCACTGTTCAAAATTCAGTCAATCGTGCTCCGGCACCTGTATCTGCTTTTGGGCTACAATCAGGGGGAAAAGTTCTTCCACGTGTCGCCGGCTCGCCTGCGCTGCTCATCCGTATTCAACGCGTTTATGGCCAATCTACCGCAGGTGCTCGATCAGAACCACCAAATGggttggctgctgctgccaaccGTCAtccagctgctgctgtacgCACCAAATCAGTCGAACGGTGCCTTTATGCCACCGGGTGCGGGTAGCGGGAACGATCAAAATCACCACAATAATGTAGTAACGTACAATTTCTCCATCTGGTATCTGGAGCCACATGTGCGTCGTAACTGGTTGATGTCGTTGCTGGTCATTTTATACAAGTACCAGTATAACCAGGCTTCGATGGCCGATCAGGTGCAGAATTTGATTCGTCTCGTTATCAACTCGCTCGATGCCCAGTTCCACAAATGTCGTCGCATACCGACCACCATCATTATGGATTATTCGGCAACACGCTTACGCAACCAAAGTCAACCATCGCTTGGAACCACCTCGGAGCTTGGGGACGAAAAGCGCACAATCAATGACAGCAGCCCGCCTTATAGCCCGCTGCAAACGACTACACTTTCCTTGTACGGGTGCGAAGAATCGTCCAAAGGACGTTCCTCGCGAGGTAAAGCTGGTGGCAAAGTACGCAAGCACCCAGAGGCCGATGGAGATGATACCGAATCGGAACTGGTTGTCATACCAGAGAGCGATGTCAGCGACAGTACAATTCAGGAAAGCAGTGTTCAG GGTTCTCTAGAAGATACGGCAAGCAATGATGACGATTCGAATGCTTTAAAACCAGACGCGGGAGGTAAAGTGAAGGAAGGCTTAGCCAGCCTTAGCCGGACGAACCTTTCCATTATATGTGGAGCTCCGAAAATTGCACTAGGGGTGCAGCAGCATCAATCGCAACAGGGCAAAGCTAAGAAATCCCAACAAGCGTCTGTGTCTCTTGACCAAGCAGATATATCAGGTAGCACTATCACCAATAGTAAAGAGCCTGAGAAGGTATCCACTGTTGGTAAACCGGAAAAGACCGAGAAAACAAGCAGCAACATCTTCCGTATGCCTTCGGCTTTTCAAATGTCTTCCCAAAAATGTTCCGTACAGGAGGGTGTACGTATGATGGTTACTTCCTCAATGCTAGGCCAGCCGAAAGCTCAGGCCATTCTGAATCCCTTTGCTAACGTGCAAAAAGCAATTGTCGTTACGCAAAGTACGAGCAGTGGTAGCAGCGT
- the LOC126561313 gene encoding protein unc-79 homolog isoform X3, which translates to MTGSFRIQLINMNTRNAAFQAKLRCLHDFHVRLLGNQAPGPTGSEVANTIKYFSQTLLTVLKDVPCSPLEMIKDPSLDQIRMSSYPNLEYQNLYNALTMLLDVASNIQSGLQLFGKAFLQCLGCILPFLDRDLIDNLPYLTASSISVLPSSLHQDIINYLCYYILPFTITRQSDDDQECHACQSVSAVIMLVFQYSTNPAHHCQLLECLMRLKHNVAKDLLCVIGYGTAMSRASAAKLLFYYWPAFDPNLFDRKGLLCKFTNDLVPFVCQRESCPNAGNAEAVKVCYDHCISILYASDAPPPLYLCIECANEIHRDHRNLTFGDILHPMQQVSMVCENKNCRSHEKSAVSICFSNECASYNGNHPIRYCLQCHGNRHNSRRGIDHIVHRSLPPMMMMDAEMQTYLVESVISLLREAKPLNVNFRKDSANLESKANASGTNGGEQQIDMLTLEERQLLGRYGIWLLVGRCTPTVDTPVEILGRLLSMLFHWFHVTAYSYDGQTESTLEKLKQDHICSWLKEVRISHYKEFIDCLLPHPPEYSRVGGHWDSLASRTSHLKEGLQRLICLIPYEIITQEIWDTVMPHWMEAITNDVPEKELIELKIVLNKILDAEMSPLGFDARAMYNFVAIRFEKTTAKVQQQALYWLQNLTKLEIVIPLPQLFAMFGDGVRIMKHGVQAEINKSKDSSRGGSSGGSGTKFTKERDLQPPRRSSISPVVEDESGNTSAISDDEVPMSKCMEFSTDAEHNLTCCVLMLDILLRQMELQEIEMHSGIYTTVAENVCRLLKCMVTAANVGMGNHSCRLMDCAYCETSVMWHQLSTKLVQYLAPINPVNPPDPPLQIVIDDEKIRKSPPELEKEVKSNERDISLSMAPLHIPLGPLGPVPVAVPQPEPHSVGGVLVHMPHVCSVCIILTVFYLLMQSSQCKK; encoded by the exons ATGACGGGGAGCTTTCGGATTCAACTAATCAATATGAATACCAGAAATGCAGCTT TTCAAGCAAAGTTGCGGTGTCTTCATGATTTCCACGTGCGACTACTGGGCAATCAAGCGCCAGGACCTACCGGGTCTGAGGTGGCTAACACTATCAAATACTTCTCTCAAACTTTATTAA CTGTCCTAAAAGACGTTCCATGCTCTCCACTGGAAATGATTAAAGATCCTTCCTTGGATCAAATACGTATGTCAAGCTATCCCAACCTGGAGTATCAAAATCTCTACAATGCACTCACGATGCTGTTGGATGTAGCGTCCAACATACAATCCGGGCTACAACTCTTCGGAAAGGCGTTTCTACAATGCTTGGGCTGCATACTGCCATTCCTCGACCGAGATCTGATCGATAATCTACCTTATCTTACCGCATCGAGCATTTCCGTTCTGCCTTCTTCACTTCATCAGGATATCATCAACTACCTGTGCTACTATATTCTACCCTTCACTATCA CGCGCCAAAGCGACGACGACCAGGAATGCCACGCGTGCCAATCGGTATCGGCCGTCATTATGCTGGTGTTCCAGTACTCTACCAATCCGGCCCACCATTGCCAGCTGCTCGAATGTTTAATGCGCTTGAAGCACAACGTCGCCAAAGATCTGCTGTGCGTCATCGGGTATGGGACGGCGATGTCGCGCGCGTCTGCCGCCAAGCTGCTCTTCTACTACTGGCCCGCCTTCGATCCTAACCTGTTCGATCGGAAGGGACTGTTGTGCAAGTTTACCAACGATCTAGTGCCGTTCGTCTGCCAGCGGGAATCGTGCCCGAACGCGGGCAACGCAGAAGCCGTTAAAGTATGCTACGATCACTGCATCAGCATTCTGTACGCATCGGATGCGCCACCGCCGCTCTACTTGTGCATCGAGTGCGCCAATGAAATTCATCGCGATCATCGGAATCTTACTTTCGGCGACATTTTACATCCCATGCAGCAGGTTTCCATGGTGTGCGAGAATAAA aACTGTCGCTCACACGAAAAGTCGGCAGTATCCATCTGCTTTTCCAACGAGTGCGCTAGCTACAATGGCAATCATCCCATACGGTACTGTCTTCAGTGCCACGGTAATCGGCACAACAGTCGTCGCGGCATCGATCATATCGTGCACCGTAGCCTgccaccgatgatgatgatggatgccGAGATGCAAACCTATCTGGTGGAATCTGTGATTAGTCTGCTGCGCGAAGCGAAACCACTGAACGTGAACTTTCGTAAGGATTCGGCCAACCTGGAATCGAAGGCAAATGCTTCCGGTACAAATGGCGGCGAACAGCAGATCGATATGTTGACGCTGGAAGAGCGCCAACTGCTTGGACGCTATGGCATATGGTTGTTGGTGGGACGCTGCACACCGACAGTCGATACACCGGTGGAAATTTTGGGCCGCCTGTTGTCAATGCTCTTCCACTGGTTCCACGTGACCGCGTACTCGTACGATGGGCAAACCGAAAGTACGCTGGAAAAGCTGAAACAAGATCACATATGCAGTTGGCTGAAGGAGGTTCGCATCAGTCACTACAAAGAGTTTATCGATTGTTTGCTACCGCATCCGCCCGAGTACTCGCGCGTTGGGGGCCACTGGGATTCGCTAGCGTCGCGAACGTCCCACTTGAAGGAAGGGCTGCAACGACTGATTTGCCTGATACCGTACGAAATCATCACGCAGGAAATCTGGGACACGGTGATGCCACACTGGATGGAGGCAATAACGAATGACGTGCCGGAAAAGGAGCTGATCGAGCTGAAGATCGTACTGAACAAGATACTGGATGCGGAAATGTCACCGTTGGGGTTTGACGCTAGGGCAATGTACAACTTTGTGGCGATTCGATTCGAAAAGACGACGGCAAAAGTTCAGCAGCAAGCTTTGTATTGGTTGCAGAACTTGACCAAGCTGGAGATCGTCATCCCGTTACCGCAACTGTTTGCCAtgtttggtgatggtgtgcGAATCATGAAGCACGGCGTACAGgctgaaataaacaaatccaaGGATTCGAGCCGCGGTGGCTCAAGTGGTGGAAGTGGTACGAAATTCACCAAAGAACGCGACTTACAACCTCCCAGGCGCAGTTCCATTT CACCTGTCGTCGAAGACGAATCTGGCAACACTTCGGCCATTTCGGACGATGAGGTGCCGATGAGCAAGTGCATGGAATTTTCGACTGATGCCGAACACAATCTCACGTGTTGCGTACTGATGTTAGATATTCTGTTGCGACAG ATGGAGCTTCAGGAAATTGAGATGCATTCAGGCATCTATACAACCGTTGCCGAAAATGTGTGCCGGTTGTTGAAGTGCATGGTAACAGCCGCAAATGTGGGCATGGGTAATCACAGCTGTCGGCTGATG gACTGTGCATATTGCGAAACGTCTGTTATGTGGCATCAGCTTTCAACCAAGCTGGTTCAATATCTGGCTCCCATAAATCCTGTCAATCCACCCGAT CCGCCACTACAGATCGTGATAGATGATGAAAAAATCCGCAAAAGTCCTCCCGAATTAGAGAAGGAAGTGAAATCGAACGAACGTGACATCTCCCTCTCGATGGCGCCTTTACACATACCGCTTGGCCCATTAG GTCCAGTGCCGGTAGCTGTTCCACAGCCGGAACCTCACTCGGTTGGTGGTGTATTAGTACATATGCCGCATGTTTGTTCTGTATGTATTATATTAACTGTCTTCTATCTTCTAATGCAATCGTCACAGTGTAAAAAGTAA
- the LOC126561313 gene encoding protein unc-79 homolog isoform X2 — protein sequence MTGSFRIQLINMNTRNAAFQAKLRCLHDFHVRLLGNQAPGPTGSEVANTIKYFSQTLLTVLKDVPCSPLEMIKDPSLDQIRMSSYPNLEYQNLYNALTMLLDVASNIQSGLQLFGKAFLQCLGCILPFLDRDLIDNLPYLTASSISVLPSSLHQDIINYLCYYILPFTITRQSDDDQECHACQSVSAVIMLVFQYSTNPAHHCQLLECLMRLKHNVAKDLLCVIGYGTAMSRASAAKLLFYYWPAFDPNLFDRKGLLCKFTNDLVPFVCQRESCPNAGNAEAVKVCYDHCISILYASDAPPPLYLCIECANEIHRDHRNLTFGDILHPMQQVSMVCENKNCRSHEKSAVSICFSNECASYNGNHPIRYCLQCHGNRHNSRRGIDHIVHRSLPPMMMMDAEMQTYLVESVISLLREAKPLNVNFRKDSANLESKANASGTNGGEQQIDMLTLEERQLLGRYGIWLLVGRCTPTVDTPVEILGRLLSMLFHWFHVTAYSYDGQTESTLEKLKQDHICSWLKEVRISHYKEFIDCLLPHPPEYSRVGGHWDSLASRTSHLKEGLQRLICLIPYEIITQEIWDTVMPHWMEAITNDVPEKELIELKIVLNKILDAEMSPLGFDARAMYNFVAIRFEKTTAKVQQQALYWLQNLTKLEIVIPLPQLFAMFGDGVRIMKHGVQAEINKSKDSSRGGSSGGSGTKFTKERDLQPPRRSSISPVVEDESGNTSAISDDEVPMSKCMEFSTDAEHNLTCCVLMLDILLRQMELQEIEMHSGIYTTVAENVCRLLKCMVTAANVGMGNHSCRLMDCAYCETSVMWHQLSTKLVQYLAPINPVNPPDPPLQIVIDDEKIRKSPPELEKEVKSNERDISLSMAPLHIPLGPLVIIMAGPVPVAVPQPEPHSVGGVLVHMPHVCSVCIILTVFYLLMQSSQCKK from the exons ATGACGGGGAGCTTTCGGATTCAACTAATCAATATGAATACCAGAAATGCAGCTT TTCAAGCAAAGTTGCGGTGTCTTCATGATTTCCACGTGCGACTACTGGGCAATCAAGCGCCAGGACCTACCGGGTCTGAGGTGGCTAACACTATCAAATACTTCTCTCAAACTTTATTAA CTGTCCTAAAAGACGTTCCATGCTCTCCACTGGAAATGATTAAAGATCCTTCCTTGGATCAAATACGTATGTCAAGCTATCCCAACCTGGAGTATCAAAATCTCTACAATGCACTCACGATGCTGTTGGATGTAGCGTCCAACATACAATCCGGGCTACAACTCTTCGGAAAGGCGTTTCTACAATGCTTGGGCTGCATACTGCCATTCCTCGACCGAGATCTGATCGATAATCTACCTTATCTTACCGCATCGAGCATTTCCGTTCTGCCTTCTTCACTTCATCAGGATATCATCAACTACCTGTGCTACTATATTCTACCCTTCACTATCA CGCGCCAAAGCGACGACGACCAGGAATGCCACGCGTGCCAATCGGTATCGGCCGTCATTATGCTGGTGTTCCAGTACTCTACCAATCCGGCCCACCATTGCCAGCTGCTCGAATGTTTAATGCGCTTGAAGCACAACGTCGCCAAAGATCTGCTGTGCGTCATCGGGTATGGGACGGCGATGTCGCGCGCGTCTGCCGCCAAGCTGCTCTTCTACTACTGGCCCGCCTTCGATCCTAACCTGTTCGATCGGAAGGGACTGTTGTGCAAGTTTACCAACGATCTAGTGCCGTTCGTCTGCCAGCGGGAATCGTGCCCGAACGCGGGCAACGCAGAAGCCGTTAAAGTATGCTACGATCACTGCATCAGCATTCTGTACGCATCGGATGCGCCACCGCCGCTCTACTTGTGCATCGAGTGCGCCAATGAAATTCATCGCGATCATCGGAATCTTACTTTCGGCGACATTTTACATCCCATGCAGCAGGTTTCCATGGTGTGCGAGAATAAA aACTGTCGCTCACACGAAAAGTCGGCAGTATCCATCTGCTTTTCCAACGAGTGCGCTAGCTACAATGGCAATCATCCCATACGGTACTGTCTTCAGTGCCACGGTAATCGGCACAACAGTCGTCGCGGCATCGATCATATCGTGCACCGTAGCCTgccaccgatgatgatgatggatgccGAGATGCAAACCTATCTGGTGGAATCTGTGATTAGTCTGCTGCGCGAAGCGAAACCACTGAACGTGAACTTTCGTAAGGATTCGGCCAACCTGGAATCGAAGGCAAATGCTTCCGGTACAAATGGCGGCGAACAGCAGATCGATATGTTGACGCTGGAAGAGCGCCAACTGCTTGGACGCTATGGCATATGGTTGTTGGTGGGACGCTGCACACCGACAGTCGATACACCGGTGGAAATTTTGGGCCGCCTGTTGTCAATGCTCTTCCACTGGTTCCACGTGACCGCGTACTCGTACGATGGGCAAACCGAAAGTACGCTGGAAAAGCTGAAACAAGATCACATATGCAGTTGGCTGAAGGAGGTTCGCATCAGTCACTACAAAGAGTTTATCGATTGTTTGCTACCGCATCCGCCCGAGTACTCGCGCGTTGGGGGCCACTGGGATTCGCTAGCGTCGCGAACGTCCCACTTGAAGGAAGGGCTGCAACGACTGATTTGCCTGATACCGTACGAAATCATCACGCAGGAAATCTGGGACACGGTGATGCCACACTGGATGGAGGCAATAACGAATGACGTGCCGGAAAAGGAGCTGATCGAGCTGAAGATCGTACTGAACAAGATACTGGATGCGGAAATGTCACCGTTGGGGTTTGACGCTAGGGCAATGTACAACTTTGTGGCGATTCGATTCGAAAAGACGACGGCAAAAGTTCAGCAGCAAGCTTTGTATTGGTTGCAGAACTTGACCAAGCTGGAGATCGTCATCCCGTTACCGCAACTGTTTGCCAtgtttggtgatggtgtgcGAATCATGAAGCACGGCGTACAGgctgaaataaacaaatccaaGGATTCGAGCCGCGGTGGCTCAAGTGGTGGAAGTGGTACGAAATTCACCAAAGAACGCGACTTACAACCTCCCAGGCGCAGTTCCATTT CACCTGTCGTCGAAGACGAATCTGGCAACACTTCGGCCATTTCGGACGATGAGGTGCCGATGAGCAAGTGCATGGAATTTTCGACTGATGCCGAACACAATCTCACGTGTTGCGTACTGATGTTAGATATTCTGTTGCGACAG ATGGAGCTTCAGGAAATTGAGATGCATTCAGGCATCTATACAACCGTTGCCGAAAATGTGTGCCGGTTGTTGAAGTGCATGGTAACAGCCGCAAATGTGGGCATGGGTAATCACAGCTGTCGGCTGATG gACTGTGCATATTGCGAAACGTCTGTTATGTGGCATCAGCTTTCAACCAAGCTGGTTCAATATCTGGCTCCCATAAATCCTGTCAATCCACCCGAT CCGCCACTACAGATCGTGATAGATGATGAAAAAATCCGCAAAAGTCCTCCCGAATTAGAGAAGGAAGTGAAATCGAACGAACGTGACATCTCCCTCTCGATGGCGCCTTTACACATACCGCTTGGCCCATTAG TCATTATTATGGCAG GTCCAGTGCCGGTAGCTGTTCCACAGCCGGAACCTCACTCGGTTGGTGGTGTATTAGTACATATGCCGCATGTTTGTTCTGTATGTATTATATTAACTGTCTTCTATCTTCTAATGCAATCGTCACAGTGTAAAAAGTAA